AATCATTATAACAGGAGCAAACGGCTTTATCGGATCTGCTCTTACTGCACACTTCAGTAAGAAAGGATACCAGGTAAGGGCATTGGTAAGAGATTCCCCGCCACAATCTTCCTCAACTATCAGCTATTACCCGTATGATCTGAGTACCCTAATTAATGAAAAACAGTTTCAAGGTGCTGACTTTATGATCCATTGCGCGTATATTAAGCACAATGCTGCAAACAAAAATGCGAATAAGATAAATATAGAAGGGGCTAAACAATTATTGAATGTAAGTCGTAAATGCGGGTTAGTGAAAAATATTTTTATATCAAGTATGTCGGCACAGCCTGATGCGTTGTCGAATTACGGTCGGCAAAAATATGCTATTGAGCAACTGTTTAATACGAACAAGGATGTTGTGGTCAGACCCGGACTTATTTTAGGAAACGGAGGACTGCTAAAAAGCATGACTGCTTTCATAAAAAAAAATAAAATTGTTCCGCTGATAGACGGAGGAAAACAATCCATCCAAACAGTGGACGTAAAAGACTTGTCAATTGCTATTGAAAAAATTATTGAAAAGGACCTGCATGGAATTTTCACTGTTGCTGAAACAAGTCCTGTTACTTATAAAGCATTTTACAAAGCATTATGCGCCACAATTCGCGTAAACGCGTTATTCATTCCACTCCCCTACTTCATCGTTAATATTACACTCCGCCTGCTGGAATCAACAGGACTGGCAAAAGAAATTTCAACTGAAAATTTATTGGGTTTAAAAAATCTGAAAATTCAAAATACAGAAAACGATCTGGATAAGATCGGGGTAAAGATATCCGGCTATAAAGATACTCTTGACCGGTTATTTGCCAATAAATAATATTGAATCCGTTCTACCTGTTTTGCTTTGACATAGCCAGGTTGTTTTTTAACAGCTGGTTTCCCGGCTCAATCGCAAGTCCTTTCTCCCCTGCTTCAATGGCTTTATCCCATTCTTTCAATACATTATACGCGGCACAGATATTATTGTATGCAATAGCGTTGGGCTTTTTCCTGTTGGATTCATTTGCAGCCTCAATACATTTTAAAAAATTGCCGTTGTTGTAATAAACCAAACTAAGGTTGATATAGTTTTCCGCCGTGGGATGCTGCTTTACCTGCAACAACACCTCATCTTCTTTTGATTTACGCTGTATAGCATCATTTAAATTATTTTTTGCAAGTTCAAAATCAGGTTTTATGCGCAAAGCTTCTTTACCGGAAACGATCGCGCTGTCATACTCTCCAATTAAATTAAAGGCCGAACAAATATTATTATATGCTTCTGCAAAAATAGGTTTGAGCTTCAATGCCTGCCTCGAAGCTTCAATACATTTTTTATACTTCTTCTCTTTATAATAGATCAAGCTAAGCTCCAGATAATTCTCAGGAGTGGGATCGGTCTTTACTTTTTGTTCCGCGGTCGCATTTGTTTCCGCCCTCAATGATTCCAACGTTATCAGTTCCTCGTACAACCTCTGAATGCTTCCATGTCCCGGGCTTATCGCCAGACCCCTTCGAACAGTCTCTTTCGCCTCCGTTAATTTACCCTGCTCCTTTAACCAGTTGCCGTAATAATAATAGTACCCGGGATTACTTGAGTTCAAAGAATAAGCTTTACTAAAATTCTGCCCGGCCTCCTGCTGACTACCCATGGCTGCCTTAAGAATACCCATATTTAAATATAAATATGAATAATCAGGCCAAAGCTTTATAGCCCGCTCAAAATAATCCTGCGCAACCGTATAGTTACCTTTTGCCATTTGTGAATTACCATAATTCATCAGACCGCGCGCGTTTTTTGGACTCTTTACTGTCACGTCATACCACAAACTTTCGCCGGTACTCCATACTTTATTACGCTGATGAACTCCATAGGCATGGCTTAACAAAAAAAGAATTGCAATGCTCAATACAATCCTCTTCGCCTGCTTGTCAATATCACTTACATAACGATCGACTAATAATGAAACACCGCCAACAAAAGCAATGACCAGCCCTATGTATGGAAAGAAAGGGCGGTGATCATTCAACACCTCCGCTAAAGGAAAAATACTGGAGGTCGGAAGCAACGCAATAAAAAACCAAAGCAGCCCGAATGTTACAGACCGGGTTGATCTGTTCCCCGACAATAGCACGGCACAGGCAATCAGACCAAGAATGATTAATGAACCTGTTATTACCCTATCATCAAATATGCTGCGCACAAGTTC
The DNA window shown above is from Bacteroidota bacterium and carries:
- a CDS encoding NAD(P)-dependent oxidoreductase, producing MSVNKTIIITGANGFIGSALTAHFSKKGYQVRALVRDSPPQSSSTISYYPYDLSTLINEKQFQGADFMIHCAYIKHNAANKNANKINIEGAKQLLNVSRKCGLVKNIFISSMSAQPDALSNYGRQKYAIEQLFNTNKDVVVRPGLILGNGGLLKSMTAFIKKNKIVPLIDGGKQSIQTVDVKDLSIAIEKIIEKDLHGIFTVAETSPVTYKAFYKALCATIRVNALFIPLPYFIVNITLRLLESTGLAKEISTENLLGLKNLKIQNTENDLDKIGVKISGYKDTLDRLFANK